In Gemmatimonadetes bacterium T265, one DNA window encodes the following:
- a CDS encoding RND transporter produces the protein MRPSSSFRRLALGLAGVLFAACKREPPPRPKSAVPVTVATATTGTVPLTFVTNGTVEPTQTVAIQPQAQGAITEVRFNEGDEVRAGQVLFVIDPRPYQAALAQAQATLARDQATAVASRADAARYGSLVSQGYVTQSQAQTIQAQANAIGATIAADQAQVDAARVNLSYTAIRAPISGRTGNLNVRLGNQVRAPNPVPLVTINAIAPVLVRFPVPDGVLPQVRQARQAGHPLDVTITGPLVNGAVEHGSVDFIDNAIDTVTGTLNLKARFANTDRRLWPGSFLPLTLTLGETRNAVLVPSTAVQEGPQGEYVFMPGPGGKARQVAVTVDRAAGPVTIITKGLSVGDTVVADGQSRLTPGADMKVARTVAVQVPGAAQPGAAANAERGPNGPTAPGRGGTASGTAPERVAASGAAGRNN, from the coding sequence ATGCGCCCTTCGTCTTCGTTCCGCCGACTCGCCCTCGGGCTCGCCGGCGTGCTGTTCGCGGCCTGCAAGCGCGAGCCGCCTCCGCGGCCCAAGTCCGCCGTGCCGGTCACGGTCGCGACGGCGACCACGGGCACCGTGCCACTCACCTTCGTCACCAACGGCACCGTCGAGCCCACCCAGACGGTCGCGATCCAGCCGCAGGCGCAGGGCGCGATCACCGAGGTGCGCTTCAACGAGGGCGACGAGGTGCGCGCGGGGCAGGTGCTCTTCGTCATCGACCCGCGGCCGTACCAGGCCGCGCTCGCGCAGGCGCAGGCGACGCTGGCGCGCGACCAGGCCACGGCGGTGGCGAGCCGTGCCGACGCGGCGCGCTACGGCTCGCTCGTCAGCCAGGGCTACGTGACGCAGTCGCAGGCGCAGACCATCCAGGCGCAGGCCAACGCGATCGGCGCGACGATCGCGGCCGACCAGGCGCAGGTCGACGCCGCGCGCGTCAACCTGAGCTACACGGCCATTCGCGCGCCAATCAGCGGCAGGACGGGCAACCTCAACGTGCGCCTCGGCAACCAGGTGCGCGCGCCCAACCCGGTGCCGCTCGTGACGATCAACGCGATCGCGCCGGTGCTCGTGCGCTTCCCGGTGCCCGACGGCGTGCTGCCGCAGGTGCGGCAGGCGCGCCAGGCGGGGCACCCGCTCGACGTGACGATCACCGGGCCGCTCGTCAACGGCGCGGTCGAGCACGGCTCGGTCGACTTCATCGACAACGCGATCGACACCGTGACGGGCACGCTCAACCTCAAGGCGCGCTTCGCCAACACGGACCGGCGGCTGTGGCCGGGCTCGTTCCTGCCGCTGACGCTGACGCTGGGCGAGACGCGGAACGCTGTCCTGGTGCCGAGCACGGCGGTGCAGGAGGGGCCGCAGGGCGAGTACGTGTTCATGCCCGGGCCCGGCGGGAAGGCCCGGCAGGTGGCGGTCACGGTCGACCGCGCGGCCGGGCCGGTCACGATCATCACGAAGGGGCTGTCGGTGGGCGACACGGTCGTCGCCGACGGGCAGTCGCGCCTCACGCCCGGCGCTGACATGAAGGTTGCGCGCACCGTGGCCGTGCAGGTGCCGGGCGCCGCGCAGCCCGGGGCTGCGGCCAACGCCGAGCGCGGCCCGAACGGGCCGACGGCCCCGGGCCGGGGCGGGACCGCCAGCGGCACCGCCCCCGAGCGCGTCGCCGCCTCCGGCGCCGCGGGCCGGAACAACTGA